In one window of Bdellovibrio bacteriovorus W DNA:
- a CDS encoding protein phosphatase (COG0631 Serine/threonine protein phosphatase): protein MKFDSWYLTDTGLRRDSNQDSCLINRELGLFIVADGMGGHSGGEVASSMAVETVEEIMLQPEAHRMSPRELILNCYEESSRRIFDKAANERPELTGMGTTMVMAYIRGKHLYVGNVGDSRCYLYKRPNLWQITEDHSLINEQLRAGVLSDSQADQFVGRNVITRSVGYEREVYPDIIEREIFPGEMFLMCSDGLSGLVDDQRICEILNQNTPDKAVKACVEQALANGGDDNVTVMLVHFHE, encoded by the coding sequence ATGAAATTTGACTCTTGGTATTTAACAGACACAGGACTTCGTCGCGACTCAAATCAAGACTCTTGCCTCATAAATAGGGAGCTAGGGCTCTTTATTGTGGCTGATGGCATGGGCGGGCATTCTGGCGGTGAGGTCGCTTCCAGTATGGCCGTTGAAACTGTGGAAGAGATCATGCTTCAGCCGGAAGCTCATCGCATGTCTCCGCGCGAGTTGATTTTGAACTGTTACGAGGAGTCCTCGCGCCGCATTTTTGATAAGGCAGCGAACGAACGACCAGAATTGACGGGCATGGGTACCACAATGGTCATGGCCTATATCCGGGGGAAGCATCTATATGTGGGTAACGTGGGCGACTCTCGTTGTTACTTATACAAGCGTCCCAATCTCTGGCAAATCACGGAAGATCATTCATTAATCAATGAGCAATTGCGCGCTGGTGTTCTTTCCGACTCTCAAGCTGATCAGTTTGTAGGCAGAAACGTCATCACGCGCAGTGTGGGCTACGAGAGAGAAGTTTATCCAGACATCATTGAAAGAGAGATCTTTCCTGGAGAAATGTTTCTCATGTGTTCCGATGGATTGTCGGGATTGGTCGACGACCAGCGTATATGTGAAATTTTAAATCAAAATACACCTGACAAAGCTGTGAAGGCTTGTGTAGAACAAGCTCTTGCCAATGGTGGAGATGACAACGTCACTGTGATGTTAGTTCATTTTCACGAATAG
- a CDS encoding ABC-2 type transporter (COG0842 ABC-type multidrug transport system, permease component), with translation MRDLKKVWSFELKRLLSNKGFLFLAVAWPLLYAIFFGRIYSDHVVNNMPLAIVDMDKTQISRTITRFAGSMRSFNIQETFENPEQLKDKFLSGDFAAALIIPKGLQRSIKHGHRPHVTVWINATNVVVANLTASEISYLMGTVSGGIQLKFLQKAGSSTKRAMESIQPLPLEMARLHNPGLNYLSYLTPGIWAAIIHQVVILLGALCFVPHVQRKEIAALNGTVERPKSWFFGKWSFYFILGVLTFEIFFRGLFPLFNIKIESSVWALLLFSSLFIASALSLGTLISLATTRTLGALKGVLLLASPAFILSGYTFPISQMPEIYKFITAIFPLTPFINGYRKLYQEGVGFLDVVPEITHLAVLFFIYAALSYFFFKKRWEKSL, from the coding sequence ATGAGAGATTTAAAGAAGGTCTGGAGTTTTGAGCTCAAGAGACTCCTTTCCAATAAGGGATTTCTGTTTTTAGCAGTGGCATGGCCGCTGCTTTATGCCATTTTCTTTGGACGCATATATTCTGATCATGTTGTTAACAATATGCCTTTGGCGATTGTAGATATGGATAAGACTCAGATTTCTCGAACGATCACGCGCTTTGCAGGATCGATGCGCTCGTTTAATATCCAAGAGACTTTTGAAAACCCAGAGCAATTGAAAGATAAATTTTTAAGTGGCGACTTCGCAGCGGCTTTGATTATTCCTAAGGGATTGCAGAGAAGTATTAAACATGGGCATCGACCTCATGTGACGGTGTGGATCAACGCAACCAACGTGGTCGTTGCGAATTTAACAGCATCAGAGATTTCCTATTTGATGGGAACAGTTTCTGGTGGGATTCAGCTTAAGTTTTTGCAAAAAGCGGGAAGCTCTACAAAAAGAGCTATGGAGTCGATTCAACCGTTGCCTTTAGAGATGGCACGACTTCACAATCCGGGGCTCAACTATCTGAGCTATTTAACTCCGGGAATATGGGCAGCAATTATTCATCAAGTGGTGATTTTGTTGGGAGCTCTTTGCTTTGTTCCTCACGTACAAAGAAAAGAAATTGCAGCATTGAATGGCACTGTAGAAAGACCGAAGAGTTGGTTTTTTGGAAAGTGGTCTTTTTATTTTATTCTGGGAGTATTAACTTTTGAAATCTTCTTTAGAGGTCTTTTTCCTCTGTTCAATATAAAAATTGAATCATCAGTGTGGGCCCTCTTATTGTTTTCAAGTCTATTTATTGCCTCGGCCTTATCTTTGGGAACTTTAATATCACTAGCTACAACCAGAACCCTCGGGGCATTAAAAGGGGTGCTTTTGTTGGCATCACCTGCATTCATTCTTTCTGGATATACGTTTCCGATTTCCCAGATGCCAGAGATTTATAAATTCATTACCGCTATTTTCCCACTGACTCCCTTCATCAACGGCTATCGTAAGCTTTATCAAGAGGGAGTTGGTTTCTTAGATGTAGTTCCTGAAATTACCCATCTAGCAGTATTGTTCTTTATCTATGCTGCTCTTTCATATTTCTTCTTTAAGAAGAGATGGGAGAAGTCGTTATGA
- a CDS encoding cell wall-binding protein associated metalloendopeptidase (COG0739 Membrane proteins related to metalloendopeptidases) has translation MEKKKVTLFIVSNQTGKTRKLVLSAAWLKALSFISAIIVIIFAAGLVDYFGLLLQAMENKRLRAENAQLIKQFQVVESKVSSLENSLERVKTFTTKLKLITNIEADDRITKLTMGPKPAPGQAVEEYEPMDLRQENEEIEVQDGLFANQKPLNDHAGELARETTDKDYASLVVRIEKAVKETHLKEQSVIDLWESLSERQSLLNSTPNMKPAKGWITSRFGYRVSPFSGKTALHAGIDIAAAPGSPIYAPADGVVVFASYDEGYGKLITVDYGYGVTTRFGHLSQIYVQTGQRVSKWDVIGAVGNTGRSTGPHLHYEVRINGTAVDPLNYILDDE, from the coding sequence TTGGAGAAAAAGAAGGTCACGTTATTTATTGTGAGTAATCAGACGGGAAAGACCCGTAAGCTGGTTCTCTCGGCGGCGTGGCTGAAGGCTCTGAGTTTTATTTCAGCTATCATTGTTATTATTTTTGCAGCAGGTCTTGTGGATTACTTTGGTCTTCTTTTGCAGGCCATGGAAAACAAACGTCTCCGCGCTGAAAATGCTCAACTCATTAAGCAATTCCAAGTGGTTGAGAGTAAAGTTAGCTCTCTTGAGAACTCTTTAGAGCGTGTTAAGACTTTCACGACAAAATTGAAATTGATCACGAACATTGAAGCCGATGATCGTATTACGAAGCTAACGATGGGGCCGAAGCCAGCTCCAGGGCAAGCTGTTGAAGAATACGAACCAATGGATTTGCGTCAAGAGAACGAAGAGATCGAAGTTCAAGACGGTCTTTTTGCAAATCAAAAGCCTTTGAACGATCACGCGGGTGAGTTGGCTCGTGAAACTACGGATAAGGATTACGCGTCCTTAGTTGTGCGCATTGAAAAGGCTGTGAAAGAAACTCACCTAAAAGAACAATCCGTGATTGATCTTTGGGAGAGCTTATCTGAAAGACAGAGTTTGCTGAACTCCACTCCGAATATGAAACCAGCCAAGGGTTGGATCACATCACGTTTTGGTTATCGAGTGTCGCCATTTTCGGGTAAAACAGCTCTTCATGCGGGGATTGATATTGCCGCTGCACCTGGATCTCCGATCTATGCACCAGCAGATGGGGTTGTGGTCTTTGCCAGTTACGATGAAGGATACGGAAAACTTATCACGGTGGACTATGGTTACGGTGTGACGACACGTTTTGGTCACTTGTCTCAGATTTATGTGCAGACGGGTCAACGTGTAAGCAAGTGGGACGTTATCGGAGCGGTGGGGAACACCGGCCGCTCAACAGGCCCGCATCTTCACTACGAAGTTCGTATCAATGGAACTGCTGTGGATCCTCTGAATTATATTTTGGATGATGAGTAG
- a CDS encoding ABC-2 type transporter (COG0842 ABC-type multidrug transport system, permease component), whose protein sequence is MGEVVMRSTFEFMQGEWKRILKSSDLRMMVFLAPILYGVILSFAYYHGRVQEVPIGVVVEDSSEFTREFLRQVDATEEVQIYSAYVNLPEAQEAMAAGKTSATLLIPRDFSIKQKHLRQSPLYLSSNASNFALANPTMVGTSTVAQVYGAGTLFNVLRKAGLPKEKAKVLANPIAVERKPIFNPLINYSFFFVPGLIYAILQQIILVGLCFSLTEQKDSGTWVVPEKKKLVPYILGRSLPYALINALLAVGFIYVLLPWISIPAHLSQMGLLALMSFLFTFSAALVGFFFGVIIKDSVTAFIALMFYSMPAFLISGMSWPQYNLSWGLKVLSWLTPITHFGDAVRRAILEPQVGIRHVAGALLSLLIFSVIVLALNYWLLRRETVKSQSLN, encoded by the coding sequence ATGGGAGAAGTCGTTATGAGAAGTACGTTTGAGTTCATGCAAGGTGAATGGAAACGAATTTTAAAGAGTTCAGATCTTCGTATGATGGTATTTCTAGCTCCGATTTTATATGGAGTTATTCTGTCATTTGCTTACTATCACGGAAGAGTGCAAGAAGTCCCCATTGGTGTGGTCGTCGAAGATAGCTCAGAGTTTACAAGAGAATTTTTGCGACAAGTTGATGCGACTGAAGAGGTGCAAATATATTCAGCTTATGTGAATTTGCCAGAGGCGCAAGAGGCAATGGCTGCCGGGAAAACCTCTGCGACCTTATTAATTCCCCGGGATTTTTCGATTAAGCAGAAGCATCTCAGACAGAGTCCGTTGTATCTGTCTTCAAATGCATCTAACTTTGCATTGGCAAATCCGACAATGGTGGGAACATCCACCGTGGCACAAGTTTACGGAGCAGGGACTCTTTTTAATGTGCTTCGTAAAGCGGGTCTTCCGAAAGAAAAGGCAAAAGTCTTAGCGAATCCCATAGCGGTTGAGAGAAAGCCAATATTTAATCCACTGATTAATTATAGTTTCTTTTTTGTTCCTGGATTGATCTATGCCATTCTTCAGCAAATCATACTTGTGGGACTTTGTTTTAGTCTCACGGAGCAAAAGGATTCTGGAACTTGGGTTGTTCCTGAGAAGAAAAAACTAGTGCCTTATATCTTAGGAAGGTCTTTACCTTATGCTTTGATAAATGCGCTTTTAGCAGTGGGATTTATCTATGTTCTATTGCCTTGGATCTCTATCCCCGCTCATCTTTCGCAGATGGGGCTTTTGGCTTTGATGAGCTTTCTATTCACTTTCTCGGCGGCTCTTGTGGGATTCTTTTTTGGGGTGATTATTAAAGATTCGGTGACAGCTTTTATTGCGTTGATGTTTTATTCGATGCCCGCATTTTTAATTTCGGGAATGTCATGGCCTCAATACAATCTATCTTGGGGACTGAAAGTTTTAAGTTGGTTAACGCCAATCACTCACTTTGGAGATGCTGTGCGCAGGGCGATTTTAGAGCCTCAAGTGGGAATACGTCATGTGGCTGGAGCTCTTTTGAGCTTGCTCATATTTTCTGTGATTGTATTGGCTTTGAATTACTGGCTACTTCGCAGAGAAACTGTAAAGAGCCAGTCTTTGAATTAA
- a CDS encoding secretion protein HlyD family protein (COG0845 Membrane-fusion protein) — translation MKNAVLFFSLLLLVACTKNEPIFYGEISATEIDVGVKIPGRIGKIYVSEGQAVSKDFVMGELESPEIAAKMKSAKAGKGAATEQFNFAKTTFERVQKLFEEGAVTRQQRDEAKFKFEAARAQMQASEGVVGEVTAAEDETEIKSPLDGEVLQIVSSPGELVSPGYPVITVVNLKDQWVVFNVREDLLKDFKKDQAVKVKIPALDKTVDMKITYISALGAFAKWKSTNEQGRFDLKTFELRARPSEAIEGLRPGMTAIVSL, via the coding sequence ATGAAAAACGCAGTACTTTTTTTCAGTCTATTATTGTTGGTGGCATGTACGAAAAATGAGCCTATTTTCTATGGAGAAATTTCCGCAACCGAGATTGACGTTGGCGTAAAAATTCCGGGACGTATTGGTAAAATCTATGTCAGCGAAGGTCAAGCGGTGAGCAAAGACTTTGTGATGGGAGAACTTGAGAGCCCTGAAATCGCGGCAAAGATGAAGTCAGCGAAGGCCGGTAAAGGAGCTGCGACAGAGCAGTTTAATTTTGCTAAGACAACTTTTGAAAGAGTGCAAAAGCTTTTTGAAGAAGGGGCTGTGACACGTCAACAAAGAGATGAGGCAAAGTTTAAATTTGAAGCTGCACGAGCGCAGATGCAAGCCTCTGAAGGTGTCGTCGGAGAAGTGACAGCTGCAGAAGATGAAACTGAAATTAAATCCCCACTGGATGGGGAAGTTTTGCAAATTGTTTCAAGCCCCGGAGAGCTTGTTTCCCCGGGGTACCCTGTGATCACTGTTGTTAATTTAAAAGATCAATGGGTCGTATTTAATGTTCGTGAAGATTTGCTGAAGGACTTTAAAAAAGACCAAGCAGTGAAAGTTAAAATTCCAGCCCTTGATAAAACTGTCGATATGAAAATCACCTACATCTCTGCTTTAGGTGCTTTTGCTAAATGGAAATCGACAAATGAACAAGGGCGATTTGATCTTAAGACATTTGAATTAAGAGCTCGCCCAAGTGAGGCCATTGAAGGATTAAGACCAGGAATGACTGCCATTGTGTCCCTATAG
- a CDS encoding putative periplasmic protein TonB produces the protein MKKSPSFRLYVLLSLIAHIVGGAAFLITSQFKAKPQEAEAVSIQLLNPEEFKKLAEADKKLESPSVPANQIVEQSEVSANEEAPEDSRFLSAKNQKVEKQTIAQQRGQFQNIKKSSPEKSGTKGDGQLKQAKSSEEVRKEVAKNLFKTFDANEALERQKVAENKTGEGLGKGQGEQNTGADSDVSQSNDYIKDVESGLETVLNTREFKYYSYYNRIRRQLSQHWEGKVRERLSRMFKEGRAPAAANQDRITKLMIVLNDKGTLFGVQVISDSGVRDLDEAAIEAFRAAAPFPNPPQGIVEGDGTVKIRWDFILET, from the coding sequence ATGAAGAAATCACCGTCTTTCAGATTGTATGTATTGCTATCACTTATCGCCCACATCGTTGGGGGCGCGGCATTCTTGATTACAAGCCAATTCAAGGCGAAACCTCAAGAGGCGGAAGCGGTCAGCATCCAACTTCTGAATCCGGAAGAATTTAAAAAGTTAGCAGAAGCTGATAAAAAGCTTGAGAGTCCCTCTGTGCCTGCTAACCAAATCGTTGAGCAGAGCGAGGTCTCTGCCAATGAGGAAGCCCCTGAGGATTCTCGGTTCCTGAGCGCGAAAAATCAAAAAGTCGAAAAGCAGACCATCGCCCAGCAAAGAGGTCAGTTTCAGAATATTAAAAAGAGTTCTCCAGAAAAATCTGGAACCAAAGGCGATGGACAGCTCAAGCAGGCCAAGTCATCCGAAGAAGTTCGCAAAGAGGTTGCAAAAAATCTCTTTAAAACTTTTGATGCCAATGAGGCCCTTGAACGTCAAAAAGTGGCTGAAAACAAAACTGGTGAAGGTCTTGGCAAAGGTCAGGGAGAGCAAAACACAGGTGCGGACTCTGATGTCAGCCAAAGCAACGATTACATCAAAGATGTGGAGTCGGGTTTAGAAACCGTTTTGAACACGCGCGAGTTTAAGTACTATTCTTATTACAATCGCATTCGCCGCCAACTTTCCCAGCACTGGGAAGGCAAGGTGCGCGAGAGGCTCTCTAGAATGTTCAAAGAGGGACGTGCACCAGCAGCAGCCAATCAGGATCGCATCACGAAACTTATGATCGTCCTTAATGACAAAGGAACCCTTTTCGGTGTTCAGGTGATAAGCGATTCCGGCGTGCGCGACTTGGACGAGGCGGCTATTGAAGCTTTCCGAGCAGCCGCTCCCTTCCCTAATCCCCCGCAAGGGATTGTCGAGGGAGACGGAACTGTAAAAATCCGTTGGGACTTTATCCTTGAAACTTAA